From the Pseudobutyrivibrio ruminis HUN009 genome, one window contains:
- a CDS encoding SbcC/MukB-like Walker B domain-containing protein: MRMKEAANAKSQSGLDLGVKDHYNGSERSVKTLSGGESFMASLSLALGLSDEVQSSAGGIQIDTMFVDEGFGSLDPEALDMAYKALAGLTEGNRLVGIISHVADLKERIDKQVVVTKEKTGGSFIEVVV; the protein is encoded by the coding sequence ATGAGAATGAAAGAAGCTGCTAATGCAAAAAGCCAAAGTGGGTTAGATTTAGGTGTAAAGGATCATTATAACGGAAGTGAGAGAAGTGTTAAAACGCTTTCTGGAGGAGAGTCTTTTATGGCATCATTATCTTTAGCACTAGGGCTTTCCGATGAAGTGCAATCTTCTGCTGGCGGTATTCAGATTGATACTATGTTTGTTGATGAGGGATTTGGTTCACTTGATCCCGAGGCTTTAGATATGGCATATAAGGCGCTTGCTGGATTAACAGAAGGTAATAGACTTGTTGGAATCATATCGCATGTGGCAGACTTGAAGGAGCGCATTGATAAGCAGGTTGTTGTTACCAAGGAGAAGACTGGAGGAAGCTTTATAGAAGTTGTAGTTTGA